The following proteins are encoded in a genomic region of Coffea eugenioides isolate CCC68of chromosome 6, Ceug_1.0, whole genome shotgun sequence:
- the LOC113775733 gene encoding putative SWI/SNF-related matrix-associated actin-dependent regulator of chromatin subfamily A member 3-like 1 produces MTAAIDPVDEFLNLDAWPLSPEEDYSSSGNDSGDQRHSHHRGLPFSQSSISSSSSSSSPHSPGESYMVGFLIVNVVGIQYYNGTINGREMVGLVREPLNAYDENAIKVLNTRSVQVGHIERMAAKVLAPMIDSRLIAVEGIVPKASVRFNRYKIPCQVHIFARIEAFDAVKSNIAAAGLQLISENNASFALSEAAVVRQRRAGEGEKSVDEIFKLLDEKIGQTRALAALEPPKDVIKSELLLHQKEGLAWLVQRENCLELPPFWEERGGAYVNVLTNYMTDEKPEPLRGGIFADDMGLGKTLTLLSLIAFDKFLGPGPSSVDTGDGDVGKELELKEEEVIVVIDKRSKRQRGSKGTNTQQKRQKTEVVDAGDIKVKSKCSSDPHNSVVSRTTLIVCPPSVFSSWVNQLGEHTIPGRLKVYMYYGERTKDANVLQAYDIVLTTYTTLAAEDPWEDSPVKKIEWRRIILDEAHLIKNINALQSRAVTKLNAKRRWLVTGTPIQNHSFDLFSLMAFLRFEPLSIKNYWNNLIARPLASGDEKGISRLQVLMAAISLRRTKDKALVGLPSKSVETLLVDLSAEERDVYDKMESEARKVITHYISGDTLVRNYSTVLSILVRLRQVCNALALCPPDIRELLPSLEDVKKEPKLLEKMLSVLQEGEDFDCPICISPPRNAVITCCAHIFCQSCILKTIRRSNPSCPLCRHPLSDSDLFQAPPNLSETEDTPESSSFSSKVAVLLQLLSASRDHSPTTKSVVFSQFQKMLLLLEEPLKALGFRLLRLDGSMNAKKRAKVLKEFDVPAPEGPTILLASLKASGVGINLTAASRVYLIEPWWNPAIEEQAMDRIHRIGQKEDVKIVRLIAKETVEERILALQEQKKLLARKAFGRRVPQGQREISKEDLVTLMCL; encoded by the exons ATGACCGCTGCAATCGACCCGGTGGACGAGTTCCTCAACTTGGATGCCTGGCCCCTTTCTCCCGAGGAAGATTATAGCAGTAGCGGAAATGATTCCGGTGATCAGAGACACAGCCACCACCGCGGCCTGCCGTTTTCTCAGTCCTCaatctcctcctcctcctcctcctcctccccccACTCCCCCGGGGAGAGTTACATGGTGGGATTTTTAATCGTGAACGTGGTCGGCATTCAGTATTACAATGGGACCATCAACGGCCGGGAAATGGTGGGTCTGGTCAGAGAGCCCCTGAATGCTTACGATGAAAATGCCATTAAGGTTTTGAACACTCGGTCGGTTCAGGTCGGCCACATTGAACGGATGGCGGCAAAAGTCCTTGCCCCAATGATCGATTCCCGTCTGATCGCCGTCGAAG GTATTGTGCCGAAGGCATCAGTGAGGTTCAATAGATACAAAATTCCTTGCCAGGTTCACATTTTTGCAAGAATAGAGGCTTTTGATGCGGTGAAATCGAACATTGCAGCTGCTGGATTGCAGCTTATTTCAGAGAACAATGCATCATTTGCTTTATCTGAAGCTGCTGTGGTGAGGCAAAGAAGAGCTGGTGAAGGTGAAAAGAGTGTAGATGAGATCTTTAAGCTGTTGGATGAGAAAATTGGTCAGACCAGAGCATTGGCTGCATTGGAACCCCCTAAAGATGTGATAAAATCAGAGCTGCTTTTGCACCAAAAGGAAGGCTTAGCCTGGTTAGTTCAGAGAGAAAATTGTTTAGAATTACCTCCATTTTGGGAAGAAAGAGGTGGAGCTTATGTTAATGTATTGACTAACTACATGACAGATGAGAAGCCAGAGCCATTACGAGGTGGAATTTTTGCTGATGACATGGGACTGGGAAAAACTCTTACTTTGCTTTCCTTAATTGCATTTGACAAATTCCTTGGTCCTGGTCCTTCATCAGTTGACACTGGTGATGGAGACGTTGGAAAAGAATTGGAATTGAAAGAAGAGGAAGTTATTGTTGTTATTGATAAGCGGTCCAAAAGACAAAGAGGCAGCAAAGGCACTAATACTCAACAAAAGAGGCAGAAGACTGAGGTTGTAGATGCAGGTGACATTAAAGTAAAGTCCAAATGTAGTTCTGATCCACACAACTCTGTGGTTTCAAGAACCACCTTGATCGTTTGTCCACCATCTGTTTTTTCATCATGGGTAAACCAATTAGGAGAGCACACTATACCAGGACGCCTAAAAGTGTACATGTACTATGGAGAAAGGACGAAAGATGCTAATGTGCTACAGGCTTATGATATAGTTCTCACTACTTACACCACTTTGGCTGCTGAAGATCCATGGGAAGATTCTCCTGTGAAGAAGATAGAATGGAGGCGAATAATTCTGGATGAGGCGCATTTGATCAAGAATATAAATGCACTGCAAAGTCGTGCGGTTACAAAACTGAATGCCAAGAGAAGGTGGCTTGTCACTGGAACACCAATACAGAATCATTCGTTTGATCTATTTTCGTTAATGGCTTTTCTGAGGTTTGAGCCTTTGTCAATTAAGAACTACTGGAATAATTTGATAGCACGCCCACTTGCTTCAGGAGATGAGAAAGGCATCTCGCGTCTTCAG gTTCTTATGGCAGCCATATCTTTGAGGAGGACAAAGGACAAGGCATTGGTTGGTTTGCCATCAAAATCTGTGGAGACGCTTCTTGTGGATCTCTCAGCTGAAGAACGGGATGTTTATGACAAGATGGAATCTGAAGCCAGGAAAGTTATTACGCATTATATCAGCGGTGACACTTTAGTTAGAAATTATTCAACAGTACTCAGCATACTTGTACGACTTCGGCAGGTTTGCAATGCTTTGGCCTTGTGCCCTCCAGATATCAGAGAGTTACTTCCTTCACTTGAAG ATGTTAAAAAAGAACCCAAATTGCTGGAAAAGATGCTCTCTGTGCTGCAAGAGGGTGAAGATTTTGACTGCCCAATCTGTATTTCCCCACCACGTAATGCAGTTATTACTTGTTGTGCTCATATCTTCTGCCAATCGTGCATCCTCAAGACCATCAGACGTTCAAACCCATCTTGTCCACTGTGCCGCCATCCACTATCTGATTCGGACCTCTTCCAAGCCCCTCCAAATCTTTCTGAGACAGAAGATACTCCAGAGTCTTCCAGTTTTTCATCCAAGGTTGCTGTTCTTTTACAGCTTCTTTCTGCATCTAGGGATCACAGCCCAACAACAAAATCAGTGGTCTTTTCACAGTTTCAGAAAATGTTGCTCCTCCTTGAAGAGCCACTAAAAGCACTAGGATTCCGGCTATTGAGATTAGATGGCTCGATGAATGCCAAAAAGAGAGCAAAAGTATTAAAAGAGTTCGATGTACCAGCACCTGAAGGACCGACAATCTTGCTTGCCAGTCTGAAAGCTTCTGGAGTTGGAATTAATCTTACTGCTGCTTCTAGGGTTTACTT